In Leptolyngbya subtilissima AS-A7, the genomic window CTTCGTTGACGCTTTGTACCTGACGATCTTCCAAAAGCTCTTGGGGCACTACCTGCACCGAAAATGGTAAATCGCGCAGAGGGGTATCGGTTCTGCTCCCGATGGCGGCGTTGGGAACTCGGTAATCCTGTTGCCCCTGGCCCGTAACTCCGATTTGAATGGCGTCTTCAGCACCGTCAAGCTGGGCAACTCCTGGCGCTATGTTAAAGACCAGGTTTCCTGCAGCTGTGTCAATCTGGGCGGTGGGTGGCCCATCGGTACCGGTAATGGACATCCGCACAGTGCCGTCGGGCAGGCTCGTTAACTGAACCAGGGCAATGCCCTCGGCAGGGGCAAACTGCTCAACGGTAGCCTCGTCAGTCAACTCCAGCGTTGCATTGAGAATGTCAGCAATCAGCGCATTGCCCTCGGTGCGGGAGGTGCCGATCGCTAGGGGGCGATCGCTAACCAGCTCAATTCTCAGGCCCTCTGGGGTATCGCTAATGTCAACGTCGGTAATCACTGCGGCGGCGGTTTGTCCCTGGGCCATCCACTCCTCCACGGTGAGTGCCGCCGAGTCAAGCTGGGCTGTCGCCTCTGGAACTCGCTCAGCTTCAGGAAGCTCTAGCGGTTCTGCCCCAGCCCAAGGGGCGGTCACGCCCGCTAGCAAGCCCATCACAAACAGTCCAAAACCCAAGGTTTTCGAAGTCATCATTCCCCACACACAACTAGCCACCAGTTTGTCGGCGCTTACAAACGAGAAAGATTCTCAATTGAGCTAGCTTTAGATTATGAGGCTTAGGCAGGGTTTTTCTCTGCGACCCGGACTTTTTTCTCTTCGATCGGGACTTTTTGAAGCAGCAAAAAAATAGTCGTGCAAAGCGCCGGGTCCATAGCCAATTCTTCAGCCTTGGATCCTACACCCTACGCCCCAAATCTAATTCCTAAGCCCCCCGACAGTTTGCTAATTGATAGGCCTTTGGCGTCACCCCAAACTTGCGCCGAAAAGCTCCGCTGAAGGCAGTTGGGCTGGCGTAGCCGACGATCGCCGCAACGACCGCAACGGAGCGTTGCTGCCCAAGTAGTTGGCAAGCTTTTTCCATCCGCTGCTGGGTGAGATAGCCAAAAATGGTAGTGTTAAATGCTTGACGAAATCCTTCCTTGAGCTTGCGATCGTTAAGGCCCACCTGCCGGGCTAAATCGATTAGGGAAGGGGGTGTTTGCAGATTACTTTGCAGAATTTGCCGCGCCTGGTGGATACGTTCTAGATCATCTTGATGAAGGATGGACTTAGCAACGGTACCATCATCCATTGCGTTTAGAAAAAGAGCAATCAGTTCGAGGGATTTAGCCTCTAGGTAAAGGGTTTGGGTCAGTCCTTGGTAAGGACACTGTAGGATTTGCCAGAGGGCAGTTTGCATTTCTGGCGTGATCGCGATGGGGTCAACAAAGGGGAATTCCTGTGCTCCCGTCAGCATGTTTTGCAGCGTTTTTGGTAGCCTAGCGCTGTGACTTTCAGCTAACGTCGTTAGCAGGGGTGGATCGAGATGAATATCGACCGATAAATAGTCTTGATCCGCAAATTCTCGCCAGCAGCTGTCTTGCCATTCTGGGCCGAGCAAATGGGCCTGGCGATCGCCGAGTACTGGCCCTTCGTTGTATTGACTGTGAGTTGTCAGGCTAAAAACAAATTCAAAACAGCTGCTTTGCTCTGGCGAACAGGCCTGCACTAAATTTTGGTGCAAACGGTAGCGGTGCAGGGTTAGAGCAATGCCACTGGGCAGATCGATATCGCGCTTGTAGCCAGTACCTAACCAGTCAGGATAGGTTAGGGTTTGATCCCGTTCATTTGCCAATAGCTCTGGCTGCGTGTTCTGAACATGCTCTCGCAGGAGCTGGCGCAATTCGCCATTTTGAAAGGTAGTCGTCACAGGCCGCTGGTCCTCCTCCTGACACCGATAATCAGACTAATTCTCGATAGACTGGCTGATGGGCAGGCACAGCGGCGTGTTAGACACGGGGTCAGTAATGATGCGGCTCTTTAGGGCAAAAACCTGCTGCACCATCGTTTCGGTT contains:
- a CDS encoding helix-turn-helix domain-containing protein, yielding MTTTFQNGELRQLLREHVQNTQPELLANERDQTLTYPDWLGTGYKRDIDLPSGIALTLHRYRLHQNLVQACSPEQSSCFEFVFSLTTHSQYNEGPVLGDRQAHLLGPEWQDSCWREFADQDYLSVDIHLDPPLLTTLAESHSARLPKTLQNMLTGAQEFPFVDPIAITPEMQTALWQILQCPYQGLTQTLYLEAKSLELIALFLNAMDDGTVAKSILHQDDLERIHQARQILQSNLQTPPSLIDLARQVGLNDRKLKEGFRQAFNTTIFGYLTQQRMEKACQLLGQQRSVAVVAAIVGYASPTAFSGAFRRKFGVTPKAYQLANCRGA